The window GTCCGGACTCGCCGATTCCTCGGTTCGTGTTCTGGATGACAGGCCTTGAGTGAGCGACATCGTTCCGGAGTTCGACTACCTTGTCGAGTCGACTCCCGGCCTGATGGCCTGCGGAGAACCCGCAGGCCTCCCAGCAGGCCTCGTTGTTAGCTACGATCCGTTTCAACGTGGAGAACTGTGCGTAGTGGATCGGCTCCAATTCGATATTCGCCCGTGCTGCCTGCTCTCGTCGTTGGTCGATGTCGTCAAGTGCGTCCCCTTTGAGGCCGGGAGTTGTCTCCCGCCAGTCTGGAGCATGTTCGGTGATGCAGGCTCGGAAGGCGTGCTCCAGCCGCGAGAGGTGCGTGAAGAGGTGGCGGTAGACGGATTCGCTATTCAGATCTGCTCGAGTGAGGATTCCGCTGATGCGATCTCTATCGCCAAGATAGTAGAACGATCGCTCGTACA of the Haloglomus salinum genome contains:
- a CDS encoding CBS domain-containing protein, which codes for MDHTDSATARAIATPDPATRPVGAGAGETSTWLQAQGFDSAPVVDDDDRPVGYVTVETAQEANSDDLLEAVASPLTIEVLISGDASFETVLDALYERSFYYLGDRDRISGILTRADLNSESVYRHLFTHLSRLEHAFRACITEHAPDWRETTPGLKGDALDDIDQRREQAARANIELEPIHYAQFSTLKRIVANNEACWEACGFSAGHQAGSRLDKVVELRNDVAHSRPVIQNTNRGIGESGRTITELEETYNQMQELQERLAPMQ